A region from the Thermodesulfobacteriota bacterium genome encodes:
- a CDS encoding cation transporter: protein MNRLWNRALLLAAISVCYNILEGLVSVYFGYTDETLSLFGFGLDSFVELISGVGVWHMIIRVRNNNNQKDSFEKTALRITGVSFYTLTFGLFVTAIYNIYSNSKPITTVWGIIISLLSVLTMIFLTRAKLSIGKKLNSNAIIADANCTKTCVYLSIVLLLSSVLYEIFRIGYIDSIGALGIAYYAFKEGRESLEKSKGKVCTCCE, encoded by the coding sequence ATGAATAGATTATGGAATAGAGCATTACTGCTAGCAGCAATATCTGTCTGTTATAACATTTTAGAAGGGTTGGTATCCGTTTATTTCGGGTATACTGATGAGACATTGTCTTTGTTTGGATTTGGTCTGGATTCGTTTGTCGAGTTAATTTCTGGAGTTGGTGTATGGCATATGATTATTCGGGTTAGAAATAACAATAATCAAAAGGATTCATTTGAGAAAACAGCGTTAAGAATCACCGGAGTTTCATTTTACACTTTAACTTTCGGATTATTTGTGACAGCCATTTACAATATCTACAGTAATAGTAAGCCAATAACAACTGTTTGGGGTATTATAATTTCATTATTATCTGTTCTAACAATGATTTTTTTGACGAGGGCAAAATTGAGCATAGGCAAAAAGCTAAATTCAAATGCAATTATTGCTGATGCCAACTGTACAAAAACATGTGTCTATCTTTCAATAGTTCTATTACTGTCCAGTGTATTATATGAAATATTCAGAATCGGATATATAGATTCGATTGGTGCATTGGGAATAGCCTATTATGCTTTTAAAGAAGGAAGAGAATCATTGGAAAAATCAAAGGGAAAAGTCTGCACTTGTTGTGAATAG